A DNA window from Acidobacteriota bacterium contains the following coding sequences:
- a CDS encoding amidophosphoribosyltransferase, giving the protein MELVLDKLHEECGIFGIFGHSEASTLTQLGLFALQHRGQEACGIVSSDGVDLYQHREIGLVADVLNPEVLPTLIGSSAIGHTRYSTTGKNTIKEVQPFSVRCQHGQIAICHNGNLPFAAAKRIELEKAGAIFSSTSDTETILHGIARTPAKDAVEAIKKVLQDTEGAFSLLFLTPTSLIAIRDPRGFRPLVLGKYQDAWCVASETCAFDLMDATYEREVEPGEMLIIDADGVHSSMPFEQKPVSVCTFEHVYFSRPDSTIFGKSVNESRHKMGRRLAIEHPVDADLIVPVPDSGVAAAIGYARESGINFRQAIIRNHYVGRTFIEPSQSIRSFGVRLKLNPIKDLINGRRVVLVDDSIVRGTTSKKIVEMVRDAGATEVHMRISCPPTAHSCYYGVDTPNRDDLIAAQMSVEKVCEYIGADSLGYLSLEGMLEAIGIDDSRSCSACWTGKYPTLIANGKAA; this is encoded by the coding sequence ATGGAATTAGTCCTCGATAAGCTCCACGAAGAATGCGGGATCTTTGGCATTTTTGGCCATTCTGAGGCTTCCACGCTGACGCAGCTTGGGCTGTTTGCTTTGCAGCATCGCGGCCAGGAGGCGTGCGGGATCGTTTCCTCGGACGGAGTCGATCTGTATCAGCACCGCGAGATCGGGCTGGTTGCTGATGTCTTGAATCCTGAGGTTCTCCCCACGCTAATAGGTTCGAGTGCGATCGGGCATACGCGTTACTCGACCACCGGAAAGAACACGATCAAGGAAGTCCAGCCGTTTTCGGTGCGATGCCAGCACGGGCAGATCGCCATCTGTCATAACGGTAATCTGCCGTTTGCGGCGGCGAAACGCATTGAGCTCGAAAAGGCCGGCGCGATCTTTTCGTCGACCTCGGACACCGAAACCATTCTCCACGGCATCGCCCGTACGCCGGCAAAAGACGCGGTCGAGGCGATCAAAAAAGTTCTACAGGATACCGAAGGAGCGTTTTCCCTCCTGTTTTTGACGCCGACGTCCCTGATCGCGATCCGTGATCCCCGCGGATTTCGACCGTTGGTTTTGGGCAAGTACCAGGACGCGTGGTGCGTTGCTTCTGAAACGTGTGCATTCGACCTGATGGACGCGACTTATGAACGCGAGGTCGAGCCGGGCGAAATGCTCATCATTGATGCCGACGGCGTTCATTCGTCGATGCCCTTTGAACAAAAGCCCGTTTCGGTCTGCACTTTCGAACACGTCTATTTCTCCCGCCCCGATTCAACGATCTTTGGAAAGTCGGTCAATGAATCGCGGCACAAAATGGGCAGACGCCTGGCGATCGAGCATCCGGTCGATGCCGACCTGATCGTTCCAGTTCCCGATTCCGGCGTTGCGGCGGCGATCGGTTATGCACGCGAATCCGGCATTAATTTTCGGCAGGCAATTATCCGCAACCACTATGTCGGGCGGACGTTTATCGAGCCTTCGCAATCGATCCGATCGTTTGGTGTGCGGCTTAAACTAAATCCGATCAAAGATCTGATCAACGGCCGCCGGGTTGTTTTGGTGGATGATTCGATCGTTCGAGGAACTACGTCGAAAAAGATCGTCGAAATGGTTCGTGATGCAGGAGCAACCGAAGTTCACATGCGCATCTCGTGCCCGCCAACGGCTCATTCATGCTACTACGGCGTCGACACGCCAAATCGCGACGACCTCATCGCCGCACAAATGTCGGTCGAGAAGGTGTGCGAATACATCGGAGCCGACAGCCTGGGTTATCTCTCTTTGGAAGGAATGCTCGAGGCGATCGGTATCGACGATTCACGCTCCTGCTCTGCCTGCTGGACGGGCAAATATCCTACGCTGATCGCAAACGGGAAAGCTGCATGA
- a CDS encoding LON peptidase substrate-binding domain-containing protein: protein MSEILDKVRGIKTIPIFPLPLVMLPNEILPLHIFEDRYRQMLRDVEHEGKYFGVMLFEPQDAFEDRPAPGSVGCVAEIRESETLEDGRSNILTLGVVRFRLIDYVDTGDPYLVGDVEFFEDEKKDVGELTPLADDVFALFERMAKAAFKMSGSRGQLPEIQHSDPEALSFLISAAFNFENDKKHGLLRTTSTIVRLTELKKVLDQAVGQIEESAEIQTVSRTNGHSKKKIDI, encoded by the coding sequence ATGTCAGAAATACTAGACAAAGTTCGCGGGATCAAAACGATCCCGATCTTCCCTCTCCCGCTCGTTATGCTGCCGAACGAGATATTGCCGCTGCACATTTTTGAAGATCGGTATCGGCAGATGCTCAGGGATGTCGAACATGAAGGCAAATATTTTGGCGTCATGCTTTTCGAACCACAGGATGCCTTTGAAGATCGTCCGGCTCCCGGTTCTGTCGGCTGTGTCGCCGAGATCAGAGAATCTGAAACCCTCGAGGACGGACGGTCAAATATTCTGACGCTTGGCGTAGTGCGATTCAGGCTGATCGATTATGTAGACACTGGCGACCCATATCTTGTCGGTGATGTCGAGTTTTTTGAGGACGAAAAAAAAGACGTAGGCGAGCTGACACCATTAGCGGATGACGTTTTCGCTTTATTTGAGCGAATGGCAAAAGCAGCGTTCAAAATGAGCGGCAGCCGCGGACAACTGCCCGAGATCCAACACAGCGATCCCGAAGCCCTTTCGTTCCTGATCAGCGCTGCGTTCAATTTCGAGAACGACAAGAAACACGGCCTGCTAAGAACGACCTCAACAATAGTACGCCTGACCGAGCTAAAAAAAGTCCTCGACCAAGCCGTCGGCCAGATCGAGGAAAGTGCAGAAATTCAAACTGTCTCACGAACAAACGGACACAGTAAGAAGAAGATCGATATCTAG
- a CDS encoding exonuclease SbcCD subunit D, translated as MKFLHIADVHLGCTRYQLPESPRDFFDSWIDVLKRYAIDEKVDFVIMCGDFFHKRSVPPETMNYAVEGLTMMREAGIPVVSIEGNHDQKHTDSDFSWLRSLSSWGLIKLLEPGKIAASDNAVKGDTLTYDPWDEATKRGGYIDIGRARIFGSDWYGASGNWAIPMLTRAIMENRRDGAFHTLLLHTDVEGHQMHPIPALSISALKELKSAVEYVGLGHTHKHYEIDNWAFNPGSIEITNISEFRETRGAFVVEVDDENNVSARHVTDYHFRPFQQLKFNVDNVDQASKVTSGVIDLIDREARIAEPGKPRPIIEVALRGQLGFPNSLLEMQKMRDETKALTDALHVRIKNQTVPADYLDTDEDAPDEGRERLERRVVSDLVFRDNRYKAINDSIADAVIGAKRMALSDDEPAKIAEFIAVKLDEVKRS; from the coding sequence ATGAAGTTCCTGCATATCGCCGACGTACATCTGGGATGTACGAGATACCAACTTCCCGAGAGTCCGCGCGATTTTTTTGACTCGTGGATCGATGTTTTAAAACGGTACGCGATCGACGAGAAGGTGGATTTCGTCATCATGTGCGGCGATTTCTTTCACAAACGTTCAGTTCCGCCCGAGACGATGAACTACGCTGTCGAAGGCCTCACAATGATGCGTGAAGCCGGAATTCCTGTCGTCTCGATCGAGGGTAATCACGATCAGAAACATACCGACAGCGATTTTAGCTGGCTCCGTTCTCTATCGAGTTGGGGACTGATAAAACTGCTGGAGCCCGGTAAGATCGCGGCTTCCGACAACGCAGTCAAGGGCGACACTCTTACCTACGACCCCTGGGATGAAGCGACCAAACGCGGCGGCTATATCGACATCGGGCGGGCTCGGATATTCGGTTCGGACTGGTATGGAGCATCAGGTAACTGGGCGATCCCGATGCTCACGCGGGCAATAATGGAAAATCGCCGCGATGGAGCCTTTCACACCTTACTCCTCCACACCGATGTCGAAGGCCATCAGATGCATCCGATCCCGGCGTTATCCATTTCAGCTCTTAAAGAACTGAAATCGGCAGTGGAATACGTCGGCCTCGGCCATACTCATAAGCATTACGAGATCGACAACTGGGCGTTCAATCCCGGATCGATCGAGATCACAAATATCAGCGAGTTCCGCGAGACAAGAGGTGCGTTCGTCGTCGAGGTCGATGACGAAAATAACGTTTCGGCCCGACACGTAACCGACTATCATTTCCGGCCGTTTCAGCAGCTAAAGTTTAATGTCGATAACGTCGATCAGGCGTCAAAGGTCACATCCGGGGTAATAGATCTGATCGATCGCGAGGCACGCATCGCCGAACCGGGCAAACCGCGGCCGATCATCGAGGTCGCTCTTCGCGGGCAGCTCGGCTTTCCAAATTCGCTCCTTGAAATGCAGAAAATGCGAGATGAAACCAAGGCTCTGACCGATGCCCTTCACGTCCGCATCAAGAACCAGACGGTCCCAGCGGATTATCTAGATACTGACGAAGACGCTCCCGACGAAGGCCGCGAGCGTCTCGAACGCCGTGTCGTTAGCGACCTTGTCTTTCGAGACAACCGCTACAAGGCCATTAACGATTCCATCGCCGACGCCGTTATCGGAGCGAAACGAATGGCTCTCAGTGATGACGAACCGGCGAAGATCGCGGAGTTTATTGCAGTTAAGCTAGATGAGGTAAAAAGGAGCTGA
- a CDS encoding SDR family oxidoreductase, translating to MDRVVLITGASTGIGLHTAKLFQAKSWKVAATMRSPEKAVDLQKIVDIECLRLDVTDPETIRSAIEATFEKFGRLDAVVNNAGYGLIGAFEAASAEQIERQFETNVLGLMNVCREILPYFREQKRGTIVNIASVGGRITFPVYSLYHSTKWAVEGFSESLQYELAEFNIRVKIIEPGPIKTDFYSRSQDVTKKEGLTAYDSFVSRAIANMQKAGEEAPDGEIVAQTIYEAVTDGSKKLRYGVNTKGILTLRRLLPERLFYAIMKKIILK from the coding sequence ATGGATAGAGTCGTTCTAATTACCGGAGCATCGACAGGGATCGGACTTCATACCGCAAAGCTCTTTCAGGCGAAGAGTTGGAAGGTCGCGGCGACAATGCGTTCTCCTGAGAAAGCGGTTGATCTGCAGAAGATCGTTGATATTGAATGTTTGCGGCTCGATGTTACTGATCCAGAAACCATACGCTCAGCGATCGAAGCTACGTTTGAGAAATTCGGCCGTCTCGATGCCGTGGTAAATAATGCGGGATACGGACTTATAGGTGCGTTCGAAGCAGCTTCGGCCGAACAGATCGAGCGCCAGTTTGAGACGAATGTATTGGGCTTAATGAACGTGTGCCGAGAGATCCTGCCGTATTTTCGTGAACAAAAGCGTGGCACCATCGTTAATATCGCATCGGTCGGCGGCCGTATCACATTTCCGGTATACAGCCTTTATCATTCGACCAAATGGGCCGTGGAGGGATTTTCGGAATCGCTTCAATACGAGCTCGCCGAGTTTAACATCCGCGTCAAGATCATCGAACCAGGACCAATAAAAACAGATTTTTACAGCCGGTCTCAGGACGTAACAAAGAAAGAAGGATTGACTGCCTATGACAGTTTTGTCTCGCGTGCGATCGCGAATATGCAGAAGGCTGGCGAGGAAGCTCCGGACGGTGAGATCGTCGCTCAAACGATCTATGAAGCTGTTACCGACGGTTCAAAAAAGCTTCGCTACGGTGTCAATACGAAAGGAATTCTGACATTGCGCCGGCTCTTGCCTGAGCGTTTGTTTTACGCGATAATGAAAAAGATTATTCTAAAATAG
- a CDS encoding radical SAM protein, translating to MKILLYNPDNGITRNFMPHLWMFLLQSLTPPEHEVILIDGNAKAMTRPELVQFCKDNDIGLVGIGAMTRMVARAYLVADSLREAGFKVVMGGPHVTECPDEALGKDGGPRHADAVALGEADDYWAQIVDDAARGELKEIYQPALDEKGNDVKPALVEYPHIPWETLDLDQFSLVPKFMQPMLSKMGEGWGKFFVVPIETGRGCPYGCEFCTVTGFFGDSIRFRTNESVVEELLRLKARAKKEKGQIAVFFIDDNLAINKKRLKGLLRDMIAAGATLPWVAQISANLLADEELVDLIAQAGGRWVFIGMESIDPANMADVNKNFSKPENYQAVLEGLRKRNIYAITSFIFGMDNDTPGVANRTVDEIESWAPGLPVFGQLTPFPSTPLYDRLQKAGRLSRPKHWLDFAPFVMAHDPLKMTIEDAKKETFDAWSRSYSPERNWEAVNAIREAPIDVRIGHLVARLFFRGIYFPQMSKSAWLKLLFDNRRSILSLTGEGIRTWRAARKRRRLKGSEVQTAQ from the coding sequence ATGAAGATATTACTCTATAACCCGGACAACGGTATAACGCGGAATTTCATGCCGCATCTTTGGATGTTCTTGCTGCAGTCGCTGACTCCGCCGGAACACGAGGTGATCTTGATCGACGGCAACGCGAAGGCTATGACGCGGCCGGAGCTCGTCCAATTCTGCAAGGATAACGACATCGGCCTGGTCGGGATCGGAGCGATGACGCGAATGGTCGCACGTGCATATCTCGTGGCGGATTCACTGCGCGAAGCCGGATTTAAGGTCGTGATGGGCGGGCCGCACGTTACGGAATGTCCGGATGAGGCTCTTGGTAAAGACGGGGGCCCGCGTCACGCGGATGCCGTTGCTCTCGGTGAAGCTGATGATTACTGGGCTCAGATCGTTGATGACGCAGCCCGTGGTGAACTTAAAGAGATCTATCAGCCGGCACTGGATGAAAAGGGCAACGATGTAAAACCAGCATTGGTCGAATACCCGCACATCCCCTGGGAAACGCTTGATCTCGATCAATTTTCTCTCGTTCCAAAATTCATGCAGCCGATGCTGTCCAAGATGGGCGAAGGCTGGGGCAAGTTTTTCGTAGTTCCGATCGAGACCGGGCGCGGATGTCCATACGGCTGCGAATTCTGCACCGTTACGGGCTTCTTTGGCGATTCGATCCGTTTTAGAACAAATGAGAGCGTCGTCGAGGAACTTCTCCGCTTGAAAGCGAGAGCGAAGAAAGAGAAAGGCCAGATAGCAGTGTTCTTTATCGACGACAATCTCGCGATCAATAAAAAACGCCTCAAAGGACTGCTTCGCGACATGATCGCCGCCGGTGCAACGCTGCCGTGGGTCGCGCAGATCAGTGCGAATTTGCTCGCGGACGAGGAACTCGTCGATCTGATCGCTCAAGCCGGTGGCAGATGGGTCTTTATTGGTATGGAATCGATCGATCCGGCCAATATGGCCGACGTTAATAAGAATTTTTCCAAGCCGGAAAATTATCAGGCCGTTTTGGAAGGGCTACGAAAGCGGAATATATACGCTATCACGTCGTTCATCTTTGGAATGGACAACGACACCCCTGGTGTCGCGAACCGGACGGTTGATGAGATCGAAAGCTGGGCTCCGGGCCTTCCCGTCTTTGGCCAGTTGACACCGTTCCCTTCGACGCCGCTTTACGACCGTTTGCAAAAAGCAGGACGGCTTTCCCGTCCGAAACACTGGCTTGATTTCGCTCCGTTCGTAATGGCCCACGATCCGCTCAAGATGACGATCGAAGACGCGAAGAAAGAGACCTTCGATGCGTGGTCCAGGTCGTACAGCCCCGAGCGCAACTGGGAGGCTGTCAATGCCATCCGCGAAGCTCCGATCGACGTTCGAATCGGCCACTTGGTGGCAAGATTGTTCTTTAGAGGGATCTATTTCCCCCAGATGAGTAAATCCGCGTGGCTCAAGCTCTTGTTCGATAACCGCCGCTCGATCCTGAGTCTCACTGGCGAAGGCATTCGCACGTGGCGGGCCGCACGCAAACGCCGCCGCCTGAAGGGCAGTGAAGTACAGACGGCTCAGTAA
- a CDS encoding protein kinase, giving the protein MYCPKCKENFDEGSRRFCPTDGSRLVSEAAGSTPGRTGGIFANLIPKIEAISDLDENLSSAPRPVTGQTENREPVFTIRPAEPEPVFFELDDLDLDIQPMQSDIKPSATPIPVKLVEDRPVTRKVQPFEIPAGHVDLTNSGRDRGFAAEFDMNNPEHLVDRTVKGRYHVTEFLGGDEMGLAYLADDRIVTDRKVLVRILFEDDYDEIMSSILAEERVSLSHFSHPNIARLIDSGEFANGANFLVTEYVDALSVNDILTIHGQFAPQRAARVIRQAASALNEAHQEGIIHRDIRPENLIIDACGEIEQIKVVNFGASNGDPNEHNIVYKAPEVLEGKIATVASDIYSLGVVAYEMLTGQLPYEGSTARELVRFQSAGLPVMPTDLRPDLPRSVNEVLDRALAFNGSDRFPKARDFGDALFSSLSEPSRPIAALEPIRPQAEPETANTANDQAPPVENTIRKGNFVSLEPISAKHAEESPNSNAPAEPSWRNRSPEPPETGSSWKKVVAAVATLVILSMVGVVWYFWIYNAPLVEDRAVQPVQTADNATQAPAPAPETEMPPLPRNVSQPPNSIFYQNTKENLKGDLLRNFVGFTLFYPKDWKINGPQNGATANSRGKFLDISRVTPEGKLKEQMLISYYSSKGTFNDDSEKFPVMVKETNDTLKKILPGYQMVSEGEIKLNGNWRAYEVKFQGGGTSENGEKLIVWGRRLFIPAARLGVRNGFEITMLATSLAENVRSVDDIGVKGELAAILDTFEPSQNF; this is encoded by the coding sequence ATGTATTGCCCCAAATGTAAGGAAAATTTTGACGAAGGCTCAAGGCGATTTTGCCCGACGGATGGTTCGCGCTTAGTCTCGGAGGCGGCCGGTTCAACTCCCGGCCGAACAGGCGGCATATTCGCCAATCTTATTCCGAAGATCGAAGCGATCAGTGATCTGGACGAAAACCTTTCTTCCGCCCCACGGCCTGTAACGGGGCAAACTGAAAATCGGGAGCCGGTGTTTACCATTCGTCCGGCTGAACCTGAACCTGTTTTTTTTGAACTCGATGATCTGGATCTGGATATCCAGCCAATGCAGTCAGATATTAAGCCGTCCGCTACGCCAATCCCGGTGAAGCTGGTTGAAGATAGGCCGGTCACCAGAAAAGTGCAGCCGTTCGAGATCCCGGCTGGACATGTCGATCTAACAAATTCGGGCAGAGATCGAGGCTTTGCTGCCGAGTTCGACATGAACAACCCGGAACATCTGGTGGATCGTACAGTAAAAGGCCGTTACCACGTTACCGAATTTCTTGGCGGTGACGAGATGGGGCTTGCCTATTTAGCAGATGATCGAATAGTCACGGATCGGAAGGTCCTTGTTCGTATTTTGTTCGAGGATGATTACGACGAGATCATGAGCAGTATTTTGGCCGAGGAACGAGTGTCGCTTTCGCACTTCAGCCATCCTAATATTGCGCGTCTGATAGACTCCGGCGAGTTCGCCAACGGTGCTAACTTCCTCGTGACCGAGTATGTGGATGCTCTGTCAGTGAATGACATTCTGACCATCCACGGACAGTTCGCCCCGCAGAGAGCGGCACGTGTTATCCGCCAGGCAGCAAGTGCCCTGAACGAGGCTCATCAGGAAGGCATCATTCATCGGGACATAAGGCCGGAGAATCTGATCATTGACGCATGTGGCGAGATCGAGCAGATCAAGGTAGTGAACTTCGGAGCGTCGAACGGTGATCCAAATGAACACAATATTGTCTATAAAGCTCCCGAGGTCTTAGAGGGTAAAATAGCGACAGTTGCGAGCGATATATATTCGCTGGGCGTGGTTGCATACGAAATGCTCACCGGCCAGCTGCCGTACGAGGGATCCACCGCCCGCGAATTAGTTCGTTTTCAAAGCGCCGGGCTTCCGGTGATGCCCACCGACCTGCGGCCGGACCTGCCGCGTTCTGTCAACGAGGTCCTCGATCGTGCGCTTGCGTTCAATGGCTCCGATCGTTTTCCAAAGGCTCGTGATTTTGGTGACGCTCTTTTTTCCTCGCTTTCGGAACCGTCGCGGCCGATCGCAGCCCTCGAGCCGATCAGGCCGCAAGCCGAGCCGGAGACTGCCAACACGGCTAACGACCAGGCCCCGCCGGTCGAGAATACGATAAGAAAAGGCAACTTCGTTTCGCTGGAGCCGATCTCGGCAAAACACGCTGAGGAGTCTCCGAACAGTAATGCTCCGGCAGAGCCTAGCTGGCGAAACCGTTCGCCGGAACCGCCCGAGACAGGGTCATCCTGGAAAAAGGTAGTGGCGGCTGTTGCAACTTTGGTGATTCTGTCGATGGTCGGTGTGGTTTGGTATTTTTGGATCTACAATGCACCGTTGGTAGAGGATCGGGCCGTGCAGCCCGTTCAGACTGCGGACAACGCGACGCAGGCTCCGGCGCCAGCCCCGGAAACTGAGATGCCGCCGTTGCCGCGTAATGTATCTCAGCCACCAAACTCGATCTTTTATCAGAATACGAAAGAGAATCTAAAAGGTGACCTACTGCGAAACTTCGTCGGGTTTACGCTTTTTTATCCGAAGGACTGGAAAATAAACGGCCCCCAGAACGGAGCCACAGCTAATTCCCGCGGAAAGTTCCTCGACATTTCTCGAGTCACGCCCGAAGGAAAGCTAAAAGAGCAGATGCTCATAAGCTATTATTCGAGCAAGGGTACTTTTAACGATGATTCTGAAAAATTCCCTGTAATGGTCAAGGAAACCAACGACACCTTGAAGAAGATACTGCCGGGTTATCAGATGGTTTCGGAAGGTGAGATAAAGTTGAACGGCAACTGGCGAGCCTACGAGGTCAAGTTCCAGGGCGGCGGCACTTCTGAGAACGGAGAGAAACTTATCGTCTGGGGGCGGCGTTTGTTCATTCCCGCGGCCAGGCTTGGCGTTCGTAATGGATTTGAGATCACAATGCTCGCAACCTCACTCGCCGAAAACGTCCGCAGCGTTGACGACATAGGCGTAAAAGGGGAACTAGCCGCTATCCTTGACACTTTCGAGCCAAGTCAAAACTTCTAA
- a CDS encoding tetratricopeptide repeat protein, translating to MAKKTTPPKKEPAASDKAKYTEFKSAQPSKVEITAVKAKPNLVAAPTNSDDRFEDLIESGNEARDDRNYSAAETSYKAARTLKPKDSRATYGLGNLYSDQQRWEEAENAYRSAIQLDPNNATSYVALSYVLTQPIAAPNLSERYEEAEKLAQKAIQLAPSNALAFDQFGVAQELRGLIGAETENAYRTAIKLRPSFAPAYAHLGRLLRRRGLTKESAAAYDDAVKRSNDVATMILVAEVMQSEQRYSESEKLLQSALNGDPRNPSAMLLLGRALTAQGKYDDAERVLRANLNISPNGFTANSLLGTLYTRQGKFEMAESSLTEALKTVSALEKRGLSQQFEAVGDGFIKAGNRQAAERSYRQAIALDNENQGLVSKLVKAQRG from the coding sequence ATGGCAAAGAAGACAACGCCACCGAAAAAAGAACCCGCTGCAAGCGATAAGGCGAAATACACAGAGTTCAAATCGGCTCAACCCTCGAAGGTGGAGATCACGGCAGTTAAGGCCAAGCCGAACCTTGTCGCCGCCCCGACGAATAGTGATGATCGCTTCGAAGATCTGATCGAATCTGGCAACGAGGCTCGCGACGACCGAAATTATTCTGCCGCCGAGACGTCTTACAAGGCGGCTCGAACCTTGAAACCAAAGGATTCGCGCGCGACTTACGGCCTTGGAAATCTATACAGCGATCAGCAGCGTTGGGAGGAAGCGGAGAACGCCTATCGCTCCGCTATTCAGTTGGATCCCAACAATGCTACTTCTTATGTTGCCCTAAGTTATGTTCTGACACAGCCAATTGCTGCCCCGAACCTTTCGGAAAGGTACGAAGAAGCGGAAAAGCTCGCTCAAAAGGCGATCCAACTCGCTCCGTCGAATGCTCTGGCATTCGACCAGTTTGGCGTTGCACAGGAACTGCGAGGGTTGATCGGAGCAGAAACTGAGAATGCGTACCGTACGGCGATAAAGCTTCGCCCCTCTTTTGCTCCGGCGTATGCCCATCTTGGCCGTCTTTTGCGACGGCGGGGACTGACCAAGGAATCTGCGGCGGCTTATGACGATGCAGTCAAGCGGTCGAACGATGTGGCAACAATGATCCTTGTCGCTGAGGTGATGCAATCGGAACAGCGGTATTCCGAGTCGGAAAAGCTGCTTCAAAGTGCTCTCAACGGCGATCCCAGAAATCCGTCAGCGATGCTGCTGCTTGGCCGGGCTTTGACCGCTCAGGGGAAATACGACGATGCGGAACGCGTCTTGCGGGCGAATCTGAACATCAGCCCCAACGGTTTTACGGCAAACAGTCTTTTAGGCACCCTTTATACGCGTCAAGGGAAATTTGAAATGGCCGAGAGTTCGTTGACTGAAGCCCTCAAGACTGTTTCAGCGCTTGAAAAACGCGGGTTATCACAGCAGTTCGAGGCTGTTGGCGACGGTTTTATTAAGGCCGGCAACCGTCAGGCTGCCGAACGGTCCTACCGGCAGGCGATCGCCCTCGACAATGAAAATCAGGGGCTTGTAAGCAAGCTAGTGAAGGCTCAGCGAGGTTAA